One segment of Planctomycetota bacterium DNA contains the following:
- a CDS encoding DUF2339 domain-containing protein, whose product MSEPEDLKREVERLAERLAKVERMLRLYSLSQAQPSHPIGLPAEPVTPPVAHTWTSIAERLKETSPSPPPAPHAAPTPTPVIEPVVHAAPAVAARVPDTSDAIRTLPKLSPSDAVMERPARSSSLELMIGGKAMAWVGAIAVLLGAAFAIAVGVQRGWWGSLPPSARCIGIALAGVAMMVGGEIALRRIGRAASAGLFGAALGTLYLDAFATFRFFDLLEVQGAFVLMAVVAVIGLAITYRTRFLSIGVLSIVGGYLTPLLLRGQSGNDLVLLGYLTMLLGISLGLSALVPRSFRRLRYVALVAHTVLALMWLLGNSSQTVLAIVFMSMWWGMTLLESVYAALRRQSAQGNVATVLTITTLYVTGVCWLLRSATATGGQWLGAFTFAVGLLSAVIALQFGPRLDALRNRPITPMDKLAVALWLQFGVLLGTAVGLQFEGFGQSIGWLAIALAAVELGRRLPSKGVTSYGLVVGALALTRVWFLDLLPPIMRAEIWTMGDFHINRWSILALDALMVTHLAAQRIRFRIEPASPRGPVTLAALGNIQWLALMAACCTNLTLTGGWLFGVVFLMALESWGRRQKYFEIALLTLTLTAARWLIVDALGSRMNPSWSASDALPIVNWQMGMAVAIAATGWWAYRILRSPQRKSSTAGPLSMDPGRNLWQWILVVGVLFALVAMSFEIDRAVVRRVVGSPGTWGAVSHMRQLLLTLLWSFGALGLGLMIRSVRRTHSSAAGSAPAILMVFAWLMLCLCAIKWIFVDTLQFWLLGDSNAVIGSLPLANVQMLVGIALAVCAIVLVSLTRADAAGDAPLSADESFFQLPLQRTEVLVPIASCLVVLWGASFEVDRALCRVSEPWPHFLAAWPPVQLRGLLWTALWAVGGLTMMVVGKLRRMNGLLTSGWLLLLATGLAWLTFDTIVFRMEREIAPVRVVLNLQFAVGALVAALLVAAIGILRNEARPSGELRRGEIKRAIHVNLGIIALIGLVLGSFEINRWFTPDWSGVQTGLSVYWGLYGVALVLIGFTRRASTARYAGLGLLGITFFKALVFDMKNVDLVWRALIFVVVGLLFIGVSVVYAKVAPRMFGTRDEQDPSP is encoded by the coding sequence GTGAGCGAACCGGAAGATCTCAAGCGCGAAGTGGAGCGGCTTGCCGAAAGGCTGGCCAAGGTCGAGCGCATGCTTCGCCTCTACAGCTTGTCGCAAGCGCAGCCATCCCATCCCATCGGGCTGCCCGCGGAGCCGGTCACTCCACCGGTCGCGCACACTTGGACAAGTATCGCCGAACGGTTGAAAGAAACGTCACCTTCTCCGCCCCCGGCGCCACATGCGGCGCCGACGCCGACACCCGTCATTGAGCCCGTGGTCCATGCAGCGCCGGCGGTCGCCGCACGCGTTCCGGACACATCCGACGCCATCCGCACCTTGCCGAAACTCTCGCCCAGCGACGCCGTGATGGAGCGGCCGGCCCGGTCGTCATCGCTGGAATTGATGATCGGCGGCAAGGCCATGGCGTGGGTCGGCGCGATTGCCGTGCTACTGGGCGCGGCCTTCGCGATCGCGGTCGGCGTGCAGCGCGGCTGGTGGGGAAGTCTTCCGCCTTCGGCGCGCTGCATCGGCATCGCCCTGGCCGGCGTCGCCATGATGGTCGGCGGAGAAATCGCCCTGCGGCGCATCGGCCGCGCCGCTTCGGCCGGCCTCTTCGGCGCCGCACTGGGCACGCTCTATCTGGATGCGTTCGCCACTTTCCGCTTCTTCGACCTGCTGGAAGTGCAGGGGGCCTTCGTGCTGATGGCCGTGGTGGCCGTCATCGGACTCGCCATCACCTACCGCACGCGCTTCCTGAGCATCGGCGTGCTGTCGATCGTCGGCGGCTATCTGACTCCGCTGCTGCTGCGCGGCCAGAGCGGGAACGACCTGGTGCTGCTGGGCTATCTGACGATGCTGCTGGGCATTTCGCTGGGGCTTTCGGCGCTGGTGCCGCGGAGTTTCCGCCGGCTGCGCTATGTGGCGTTGGTGGCGCACACGGTGCTGGCGCTGATGTGGTTGCTGGGGAACTCCTCGCAGACGGTGCTGGCCATCGTGTTCATGAGCATGTGGTGGGGGATGACGCTGCTGGAAAGCGTCTACGCCGCGCTGCGCCGTCAGTCGGCGCAGGGCAATGTCGCCACCGTGTTGACGATCACCACGCTCTATGTCACCGGCGTCTGCTGGCTTCTCCGCAGCGCCACTGCAACCGGTGGGCAGTGGCTGGGTGCTTTCACGTTCGCGGTCGGCCTCTTGAGCGCCGTGATCGCGCTGCAATTCGGCCCCAGGCTTGACGCCCTGCGCAACCGACCCATCACTCCGATGGACAAGCTTGCGGTGGCGCTGTGGCTGCAATTCGGCGTCCTGCTGGGCACGGCGGTCGGCTTGCAGTTCGAGGGCTTCGGCCAGTCGATCGGCTGGCTGGCGATCGCGCTGGCCGCCGTCGAGCTCGGGCGGCGACTGCCCTCCAAGGGAGTGACGAGTTACGGACTGGTGGTCGGCGCGCTGGCTCTGACTCGTGTGTGGTTCCTCGACTTGTTGCCGCCCATCATGCGCGCCGAGATCTGGACCATGGGCGACTTCCACATCAATCGATGGTCGATTCTGGCCCTCGACGCGCTCATGGTGACCCATCTTGCGGCGCAGCGCATTCGCTTCCGAATCGAGCCGGCATCGCCGCGTGGTCCGGTGACACTGGCGGCGCTGGGAAACATTCAATGGCTGGCTCTGATGGCGGCCTGCTGCACGAACCTGACCCTGACCGGCGGCTGGCTCTTTGGCGTGGTGTTCCTGATGGCCCTGGAGTCGTGGGGTCGCCGGCAGAAGTATTTCGAGATCGCGCTGCTGACGCTGACCCTTACGGCGGCCCGCTGGCTGATCGTCGACGCCCTGGGGTCGCGCATGAACCCCTCGTGGTCCGCGTCCGACGCGCTTCCGATTGTGAACTGGCAGATGGGAATGGCCGTGGCGATTGCCGCGACCGGCTGGTGGGCCTACCGGATCCTGCGGAGTCCGCAGCGCAAGAGTTCCACGGCCGGCCCGCTCTCGATGGATCCCGGCCGCAACCTCTGGCAGTGGATTCTGGTGGTCGGCGTCCTCTTCGCCCTGGTGGCGATGAGCTTTGAGATCGATCGCGCCGTGGTGCGCCGAGTCGTCGGCTCCCCCGGAACGTGGGGCGCGGTGTCGCACATGCGGCAGCTTCTGCTGACATTGCTGTGGTCCTTCGGAGCGCTGGGCCTGGGGCTGATGATCCGCTCCGTGCGGCGAACGCACTCCTCTGCGGCGGGTTCCGCCCCGGCGATCCTGATGGTCTTCGCCTGGCTGATGCTCTGCCTCTGCGCCATCAAGTGGATCTTCGTCGACACGCTGCAGTTCTGGCTGCTGGGCGATTCCAACGCGGTGATCGGATCCCTGCCGCTGGCCAATGTGCAGATGTTGGTGGGCATCGCGCTGGCAGTGTGCGCGATCGTGCTGGTGAGCCTGACGCGCGCGGACGCGGCGGGCGACGCGCCGCTCAGCGCGGACGAATCGTTTTTCCAACTGCCGCTGCAGCGCACCGAAGTGCTGGTGCCGATCGCTTCGTGCCTTGTGGTGCTGTGGGGTGCGTCTTTTGAAGTCGACCGCGCACTCTGCCGCGTGAGCGAACCCTGGCCCCACTTTCTTGCGGCGTGGCCGCCGGTGCAGTTGCGAGGATTGCTGTGGACTGCGCTGTGGGCAGTCGGCGGCCTGACGATGATGGTGGTGGGAAAGCTGCGCCGCATGAACGGGCTGCTCACCTCGGGCTGGCTGCTGCTGCTGGCCACCGGCCTGGCGTGGCTGACCTTCGACACCATTGTCTTCCGCATGGAGCGTGAGATCGCCCCGGTGCGGGTGGTGCTCAACCTTCAATTCGCCGTCGGCGCGCTGGTGGCGGCGCTGCTGGTCGCCGCCATCGGAATCCTGCGCAACGAAGCCCGTCCTTCCGGCGAACTCCGCAGGGGGGAAATCAAGCGGGCGATTCATGTCAATTTGGGCATCATCGCCCTGATCGGTCTGGTCCTGGGAAGCTTCGAGATCAACCGCTGGTTCACTCCCGATTGGAGCGGCGTGCAGACGGGCCTGAGCGTCTACTGGGGTCTCTACGGCGTCGCGCTGGTGCTGATCGGTTTCACGCGCCGCGCCTCGACGGCCCGGTACGCGGGCCTCGGGCTTCTGGGCATCACCTTCTTCAAGGCCCTGGTCTTTGACATGAAGAATGTCGATCTGGTGTGGCGGGCGCTGATCTTCGTCGTGGTCGGCCTGCTCTTCATCGGCGTGTCGGTGGTCTACGCCAAAGTCGCGCCGCGCATGTTCGGCACGCGCGACGAGCAGGACCCGAGTCCCTGA
- a CDS encoding ABC transporter permease, with the protein MRPILTIALNDLKLLMRDKANAFFTFVFPILIAVFFGMLFGGEAGQRPLDLVVLDESHSEASAKFIKDLDDDSILSAHTVPTRAEGEKLVKRGDALACIVLPKDYQENSDNVFAGGGIKIDAIVDPSRKAESGLLVGKLNEMAFKQLSGAMGNPDQLKRMLDKSRAGIDASTTMSGGEKSLFRGLFSTVEKISAGSGAGDKASGGGPLGGGGGWSPAKITLVELESNKDGPPSTYAVTFPQGIAWVLMSCIAAFSAGIATERARGTLLRLSVAPISRGQILCGKALGCFIACAIGIVLLMLVARLFFGVNLGNLPMLALAIAASSAAGAGVMMLISGMFRTEAAAHGAGRAIVLVLALIGGGSIPLFFMPPVMQMISSVSPFKWAIKAVEGAIWRGFTVTDMALPVGVLLGLALAGAIAGWISVKRGDA; encoded by the coding sequence ATGCGCCCCATCCTCACCATCGCCCTGAACGACCTCAAGCTGCTCATGCGCGACAAGGCCAACGCCTTCTTCACCTTTGTCTTTCCCATCCTGATCGCGGTCTTCTTCGGCATGCTCTTCGGCGGCGAGGCCGGGCAGCGCCCGCTCGACCTGGTGGTGCTGGACGAGTCTCACTCGGAAGCCTCGGCGAAATTCATCAAGGACCTCGACGACGATTCGATCCTCAGCGCCCACACGGTGCCGACCCGCGCCGAGGGTGAAAAGCTGGTGAAGCGAGGCGACGCGCTGGCCTGCATCGTGCTGCCGAAGGATTACCAGGAGAACTCGGACAATGTGTTCGCAGGAGGCGGAATCAAGATCGACGCGATCGTGGATCCGTCGCGCAAGGCCGAGTCGGGCCTGCTGGTGGGCAAGTTGAATGAGATGGCGTTCAAGCAGCTCAGCGGCGCCATGGGCAATCCCGATCAGTTGAAGCGCATGCTCGACAAGTCGCGCGCCGGCATCGACGCGTCGACCACCATGAGCGGCGGCGAGAAGTCGCTGTTCAGGGGATTGTTCTCGACCGTCGAAAAGATCTCCGCCGGCAGCGGAGCCGGCGACAAGGCGTCGGGGGGCGGACCGCTGGGCGGGGGCGGCGGCTGGTCGCCCGCGAAGATCACGCTCGTCGAGCTTGAATCGAACAAGGACGGCCCGCCGAGCACCTACGCGGTCACCTTTCCGCAGGGCATCGCGTGGGTGCTGATGTCATGCATCGCCGCCTTCAGCGCCGGCATCGCCACCGAGCGGGCCCGCGGCACGCTGTTGCGGCTTTCGGTGGCGCCGATTTCGCGCGGCCAGATCCTCTGCGGCAAGGCGCTGGGCTGCTTCATCGCCTGCGCCATCGGCATCGTGCTGCTCATGCTGGTGGCGAGGCTCTTCTTTGGCGTCAACCTGGGCAACCTGCCGATGCTCGCGCTCGCGATCGCCGCCTCCAGCGCCGCCGGCGCCGGCGTGATGATGTTGATCAGCGGCATGTTCCGCACCGAGGCCGCCGCGCATGGCGCCGGGCGCGCCATCGTGCTGGTGCTGGCCCTGATCGGCGGCGGCTCGATCCCGCTCTTCTTCATGCCGCCGGTCATGCAGATGATCAGCTCGGTCTCGCCCTTCAAGTGGGCGATCAAGGCCGTCGAGGGGGCGATCTGGCGCGGCTTCACCGTGACCGACATGGCGCTGCCGGTCGGCGTGCTGCTGGGGCTGGCGTTGGCCGGCGCCATCGCGGGATGGATTTCGGTGAAGCGGGGGGACGCGTGA
- a CDS encoding ABC transporter ATP-binding protein codes for MLRLTDLRKSFGSVRAVDGLSLEIRTGEVFGLLGPNGAGKSTTISMAMGLLRPDSGTVELVGAGSPMDPEVRRKLGLAPQAIALYGNLSANENLLFFARLYGLADAKSRVAEVLELVGLSARAKDHVSGYSGGMQRRLNLAVALLHKPPLLLLDEPTAGVDPQSRNSILDLVRTLAKGGCTIVYTTHYMEEAQKLCDRVGVIDNGKLLDVGTVAELVSRHGGDSAVVVERSNGNGEAAEERVLTKDPLREISSALARGDVSGVRVERPTLESVFLSLTGRSLRD; via the coding sequence ATGCTCCGGCTCACTGATCTTCGAAAATCCTTCGGCAGCGTCCGGGCGGTCGACGGACTTTCGCTGGAGATCCGCACCGGCGAGGTCTTCGGGTTGCTCGGTCCCAATGGCGCGGGCAAGAGCACCACGATCAGCATGGCGATGGGATTGCTGCGGCCCGACTCCGGCACGGTCGAGCTCGTCGGCGCCGGCTCGCCGATGGATCCCGAGGTGCGCCGCAAACTTGGCCTGGCGCCGCAGGCGATCGCGCTCTACGGCAACCTCTCGGCGAACGAGAATCTGCTCTTCTTCGCGAGGCTCTACGGATTGGCCGATGCGAAGTCCCGCGTTGCCGAAGTGCTCGAGCTGGTTGGGCTCTCGGCCCGTGCGAAGGACCATGTCAGCGGATACTCCGGCGGCATGCAGCGCCGGCTCAACCTGGCGGTGGCGCTCCTGCACAAGCCGCCGCTGCTGCTGCTGGACGAGCCCACGGCCGGCGTCGATCCGCAGTCGCGCAACAGCATTCTGGACCTGGTGCGCACTCTGGCCAAGGGCGGCTGCACCATCGTCTACACCACCCACTACATGGAGGAGGCGCAGAAGCTCTGCGACCGCGTCGGCGTGATCGACAATGGAAAGCTGCTCGATGTCGGCACGGTGGCGGAGCTGGTCTCGCGCCACGGAGGCGACAGCGCCGTGGTGGTCGAGCGCTCCAACGGCAATGGCGAAGCCGCCGAGGAGCGCGTCCTCACCAAGGATCCGCTGCGGGAAATCTCCTCGGCTCTGGCCCGCGGCGACGTGAGCGGAGTGCGCGTGGAGCGACCCACCCTCGAGTCGGTCTTCCTCTCCCTGACCGGAAGGAGCCTGCGGGACTGA
- a CDS encoding SRPBCC family protein — translation MILYIVLAIFGLIVLLIGALGIIGSFLPATHTATMSVTVAMPREKVWALLDDVSAFPTWLPGIDKIEMLPDHDGHRVFRQQQGRNSFVLEETVKTPPSLVTRTIADDNGMFSGRWEHRFEDAGSGGTRITVTETGTVNSAIPRAIMRLFTGYDFYLTKFGEALKVKCGA, via the coding sequence ATGATCCTCTATATCGTCCTCGCAATCTTTGGCCTCATCGTTCTGCTCATCGGCGCCCTGGGCATCATCGGCTCCTTCCTGCCCGCAACGCACACCGCCACCATGAGCGTCACCGTGGCCATGCCGCGCGAGAAAGTCTGGGCGCTGCTGGACGATGTCTCCGCTTTCCCGACCTGGCTTCCCGGCATCGACAAGATCGAGATGCTGCCCGACCACGACGGCCACCGCGTCTTCCGCCAGCAGCAGGGCCGCAATTCCTTCGTGCTCGAGGAGACGGTCAAGACGCCGCCGAGCCTCGTCACCCGCACCATCGCCGACGACAACGGCATGTTTAGCGGCAGGTGGGAGCACCGCTTCGAGGATGCGGGTTCGGGCGGAACCAGGATCACCGTGACTGAAACCGGCACCGTCAACAGCGCCATCCCCCGCGCCATCATGCGGCTCTTCACGGGCTACGACTTCTACCTGACCAAATTCGGCGAGGCCCTCAAAGTCAAGTGCGGCGCCTGA
- a CDS encoding VOC family protein yields MAGKIAWFEIPTADFARAQKFYEGIFETKLRVLQVGPDFQMAAFTDGAQMHGALIKQATYEPSHKGTMVYFDAGPDLNAVLNRVEKFGGKILRAKLQISPEYGYMGLFEDSEGNRVALHSMA; encoded by the coding sequence ATGGCCGGCAAAATTGCATGGTTTGAAATTCCGACGGCTGATTTCGCGCGGGCGCAGAAATTCTACGAGGGAATTTTCGAAACCAAGCTGCGCGTCTTGCAGGTGGGACCCGACTTTCAGATGGCCGCCTTTACCGACGGGGCTCAGATGCATGGCGCACTCATCAAGCAGGCCACCTACGAACCGAGCCACAAGGGGACGATGGTGTACTTCGACGCCGGTCCCGATCTCAACGCGGTTCTGAATCGGGTCGAGAAATTCGGCGGCAAGATTTTGCGGGCCAAGCTCCAGATCAGCCCCGAATACGGTTACATGGGCTTGTTCGAGGACAGCGAAGGCAACCGAGTGGCGCTTCACTCGATGGCGTAA
- a CDS encoding aquaporin, with protein sequence MKNYIVEFIGTFFLVLVVGLTVMDPGSTKFAPIAIGATLMVMVYAGGAISGGHYNPAVTLGVWMRGKCASKDVIPYWVAQCAAAFVAAWAVAYFKGNPANTAMTLDVPKALLNEFIFTFALVYVVLNTATSKKSAGNSYFGLAIGFTVVVGAFAGGAVSGGAYNPAVATGITVMGLTAAANFWVYLVGCFAGGACAALAYKAVNPDE encoded by the coding sequence ATGAAAAATTACATCGTGGAGTTCATCGGCACATTCTTCCTGGTCCTGGTCGTGGGTCTGACCGTGATGGATCCCGGGTCGACCAAGTTCGCGCCGATCGCGATCGGCGCCACGCTCATGGTGATGGTCTACGCCGGCGGTGCGATCTCCGGCGGGCACTACAACCCCGCGGTCACGCTCGGCGTCTGGATGCGCGGCAAATGCGCGTCGAAGGATGTGATTCCCTATTGGGTCGCCCAATGTGCAGCCGCTTTCGTGGCCGCCTGGGCCGTCGCCTATTTCAAGGGCAATCCGGCGAATACCGCGATGACCCTGGATGTGCCCAAGGCCCTGTTGAACGAGTTCATCTTTACCTTCGCCCTGGTGTATGTCGTGCTCAACACCGCGACCTCCAAGAAGTCCGCGGGCAATTCCTACTTCGGACTGGCGATCGGCTTCACCGTCGTGGTGGGGGCGTTCGCAGGCGGCGCGGTTTCGGGTGGTGCGTACAACCCGGCGGTCGCGACCGGCATCACCGTGATGGGATTGACGGCAGCCGCCAACTTCTGGGTCTACCTGGTCGGATGCTTCGCGGGCGGTGCCTGCGCTGCGCTGGCCTACAAGGCAGTCAATCCGGACGAATAA
- a CDS encoding MBL fold metallo-hydrolase translates to MFLRMVYDEKLAEAAYVIGCQRTGEAIVIDPERDIDRYEKLAASNGLRIVAVAETHIHADFLSGAREFAEKGTKIYLSDEGDADWKYQWLDKKTGGGSYNHRLLKDGDTFQVGNIELKAMHTPGHTPEHICFMVTDRGGGADKPMGVATGDFVFVGDLGRPDLLESAAGIAGKADPSAHRLYRTVQSFMQWPDYLQVWPAHGAGSACGKALGAVPQSTVGYEKMFNPSIKAADNEQRFVDFILKEQPEPPLYFARMKRDNKMGPKVLGGVPKIPPMTAAEFKSVDGFKNAIVDTRPWPAFMAGHVPGALSLRLNSSFSTDAGSVVAETERIYFIVDPARLDEATRDLIRVGLDNFGGWFDAGAMKSYEAAGGKLVPTAEVTVAEAQDLLDTSNPFVLDARRNAEFVEGHIPGALNIAHTRLLSNISKVPKDRRILVNCKSGGRSSLSCSLLQKHGYEVANLAGGMLAWEQAKVLVEK, encoded by the coding sequence ATGTTTCTACGCATGGTCTACGACGAGAAACTGGCCGAAGCCGCCTATGTGATCGGGTGCCAGCGCACCGGGGAGGCGATCGTGATCGACCCCGAGCGCGACATCGACCGTTACGAAAAGCTGGCCGCCTCCAATGGCCTGCGCATCGTGGCCGTGGCCGAAACTCACATCCACGCGGACTTCCTCTCCGGCGCGCGGGAGTTCGCGGAGAAGGGCACGAAGATCTATCTCTCCGACGAGGGCGACGCGGACTGGAAATACCAGTGGCTCGACAAGAAGACCGGCGGCGGCAGCTACAACCATCGCCTGCTCAAGGATGGCGACACATTCCAGGTGGGCAACATCGAGCTCAAGGCGATGCACACGCCGGGGCACACGCCGGAGCACATCTGCTTCATGGTCACCGACCGCGGCGGCGGCGCCGACAAGCCCATGGGCGTGGCCACGGGCGACTTCGTCTTCGTCGGCGACCTTGGCCGGCCCGATCTGCTCGAGAGCGCTGCGGGAATCGCGGGCAAGGCGGATCCCTCGGCGCACCGCCTCTACAGGACGGTTCAAAGTTTCATGCAGTGGCCCGACTACCTGCAAGTCTGGCCGGCGCATGGCGCCGGAAGCGCCTGCGGCAAGGCCCTGGGCGCCGTGCCGCAGAGCACCGTGGGCTACGAGAAGATGTTCAACCCCTCGATCAAGGCCGCCGACAATGAACAGCGCTTCGTGGACTTCATCCTGAAGGAGCAGCCCGAGCCCCCGCTCTATTTCGCGCGGATGAAGCGCGACAACAAGATGGGGCCGAAAGTGCTGGGCGGCGTGCCGAAGATTCCGCCCATGACCGCCGCGGAATTCAAGAGCGTCGACGGCTTCAAGAACGCGATCGTGGACACGCGGCCGTGGCCCGCGTTCATGGCGGGGCATGTTCCCGGCGCGCTGTCGCTGCGGCTGAACAGTTCGTTCAGTACAGACGCCGGCTCGGTCGTCGCGGAGACGGAGAGGATCTATTTCATCGTCGATCCGGCGCGCCTGGACGAGGCGACGCGCGACCTGATCCGTGTGGGCCTGGACAACTTTGGCGGCTGGTTCGACGCCGGTGCGATGAAGTCCTACGAGGCCGCGGGCGGCAAGCTTGTCCCCACCGCCGAGGTCACCGTCGCCGAGGCGCAGGATCTGCTGGACACCAGCAACCCCTTCGTGCTGGATGCGCGGCGCAACGCCGAGTTCGTCGAAGGGCACATTCCCGGCGCCTTGAACATCGCGCACACGCGACTGCTCTCGAATATTTCGAAAGTGCCCAAGGATCGTCGCATTCTCGTCAACTGCAAAAGTGGAGGCCGTTCGTCGCTCTCCTGCTCGCTGCTGCAGAAGCATGGCTACGAAGTCGCCAATCTCGCCGGCGGAATGCTCGCCTGGGAGCAGGCCAAGGTGCTGGTTGAGAAATAA
- a CDS encoding sulfite exporter TauE/SafE family protein, whose amino-acid sequence MILILLGAAAVGLALGLLGSGGGILTIPILVYLVGHDEKSAVVESLAIVGAIALTGVIRASFQKRVDFRSAALLAFPGIAGTIAGVYVGEFIPGAVQLLLLAGLMLTASLLMFRSGATAIAATPGVKKTGSLWLILFQGFALGFTTGLVGVGGGFLIVPVLVLMLRLPMPVAVATSLAIIAVNSTAGFLNYWMAGSGGEAGAIAPWRIDWTIIGVFTVAGIAGSLVGNHFAGRIDPRMLKRVFSIFLVVMAGYIVVRQAPRAMPGWFGQAAPIHPTSR is encoded by the coding sequence GTGATTTTGATCCTGCTCGGAGCCGCGGCGGTCGGCCTCGCCCTGGGGCTGCTCGGCTCGGGCGGCGGCATCCTGACGATTCCCATCCTGGTCTACCTCGTCGGCCACGACGAGAAGAGTGCCGTGGTGGAATCGCTGGCGATCGTCGGCGCGATCGCGCTCACCGGCGTCATCCGCGCGTCATTTCAGAAGCGCGTGGACTTCCGCAGCGCCGCGCTGCTCGCGTTTCCGGGAATCGCGGGAACGATCGCCGGCGTGTACGTGGGGGAATTCATTCCCGGCGCCGTGCAGTTGCTGCTGCTTGCGGGACTCATGCTCACGGCCTCACTGCTCATGTTTCGAAGCGGTGCCACGGCAATCGCCGCGACGCCCGGGGTGAAGAAGACCGGATCGTTGTGGTTGATCCTGTTCCAGGGTTTTGCGCTCGGATTCACAACAGGCTTGGTCGGGGTCGGCGGTGGATTTCTAATCGTGCCGGTGCTGGTGCTCATGCTGCGCTTGCCGATGCCGGTGGCGGTGGCCACAAGCCTGGCGATCATCGCGGTGAACTCCACCGCGGGATTCTTGAACTATTGGATGGCTGGCAGCGGCGGCGAAGCGGGCGCCATCGCTCCATGGCGGATCGACTGGACCATCATTGGCGTATTCACAGTGGCGGGAATTGCAGGGAGCCTGGTCGGAAACCATTTCGCGGGGCGCATCGATCCGCGGATGCTCAAACGCGTCTTCTCGATCTTTCTGGTCGTCATGGCCGGATACATCGTGGTTCGTCAGGCGCCGCGTGCGATGCCGGGCTGGTTCGGTCAAGCCGCTCCTATCCATCCAACTTCTCGCTAG
- a CDS encoding rhodanese family protein, with translation MSVTANPYKEAKPRQVQQWLSQGEAVLVDVREADEHARERIRGAILAPLSKFDPGKVQELAKPGQKLVVHCHSGRRSADAALMSTAFCKPGVEVVSMVGGIEAWKSENLPVEVNATVSRISVMRQVQIVIGVGVLGGSALAWFVHPGFVAIPAFFGAGLLFAGASGTCALASILGGMPWNKGAAGSDSCAT, from the coding sequence ATGTCCGTCACCGCCAATCCATATAAGGAAGCGAAGCCCCGCCAGGTGCAGCAATGGCTGAGCCAGGGCGAGGCGGTTCTGGTCGATGTGCGCGAGGCCGATGAGCACGCCCGCGAGCGGATCCGCGGGGCGATTTTGGCGCCGCTTTCCAAGTTCGATCCGGGCAAGGTGCAGGAACTGGCCAAGCCCGGGCAGAAGCTCGTGGTGCATTGCCACAGCGGGCGTCGCTCGGCCGACGCGGCGCTCATGTCGACCGCGTTCTGCAAGCCCGGCGTCGAGGTGGTCAGCATGGTCGGCGGCATCGAGGCGTGGAAAAGCGAGAATCTTCCGGTAGAGGTCAACGCGACAGTTTCGCGGATCAGCGTGATGCGGCAGGTGCAGATCGTGATCGGCGTCGGTGTGCTGGGCGGCTCGGCGCTGGCGTGGTTTGTGCACCCCGGCTTCGTCGCCATCCCGGCGTTCTTTGGCGCAGGCCTGCTCTTTGCCGGCGCGTCGGGCACCTGCGCCCTGGCCTCGATCCTTGGCGGCATGCCCTGGAACAAGGGCGCCGCGGGCTCCGATTCCTGCGCTACCTGA
- a CDS encoding ChaN family lipoprotein — MQHACRLFFWTTTAAIAVVLSGCAAPAPIEKPAVAVEVDPGQVCLFTRDGAPVTWLAMMRELIQCDAVFLGESHDDAHGHALEARIVLELLAAWPSGALSMEMLERDEQIYADQWRIGKIDAQMLAEKTNSLAWAGKGSWMAWYQPILDDAKYQGGVIIAANAPRKYVRTVSKEGMQALPPVTSEERALFDVPALKNEGYREDFRAFMVEMRQEEGQPTPVVTDEEVDKFIAAQLMWDATMAHSAANARPKYRVVHIAGCFHIDRSGATVAEFKNLRPYDKVATVSLVSSDACEFDQKKDKDRATFIIYTQSRRDAPKAAVK; from the coding sequence ATGCAGCACGCTTGCAGATTGTTTTTTTGGACCACGACCGCCGCGATCGCTGTCGTCCTCTCGGGATGCGCCGCGCCCGCGCCGATTGAAAAACCCGCCGTCGCCGTCGAAGTCGATCCGGGCCAGGTCTGCCTCTTCACCCGCGACGGCGCGCCGGTGACCTGGCTGGCGATGATGCGCGAGCTGATCCAGTGCGACGCGGTCTTCCTGGGCGAGTCGCACGACGACGCCCACGGCCACGCGCTGGAGGCGCGCATCGTCCTTGAACTGCTCGCGGCGTGGCCCAGCGGCGCGCTGAGCATGGAGATGCTGGAGCGCGACGAGCAGATCTACGCCGACCAGTGGCGCATCGGCAAGATCGACGCGCAGATGCTTGCCGAAAAGACCAACAGTCTGGCCTGGGCGGGCAAGGGCTCCTGGATGGCGTGGTACCAGCCCATTCTGGACGACGCGAAATACCAGGGCGGCGTGATCATCGCCGCCAACGCGCCGCGCAAGTATGTGCGCACTGTCTCCAAGGAGGGAATGCAGGCGCTGCCCCCGGTCACCAGCGAGGAACGTGCGCTCTTCGACGTACCGGCGTTGAAAAACGAGGGCTACCGCGAGGACTTCCGCGCCTTCATGGTCGAGATGCGCCAGGAGGAGGGGCAGCCAACGCCCGTCGTCACCGATGAGGAAGTGGACAAGTTCATCGCGGCGCAATTGATGTGGGATGCGACGATGGCGCACTCCGCGGCAAACGCTCGGCCCAAATACCGCGTGGTGCACATCGCGGGGTGCTTCCATATCGATCGCAGCGGCGCGACCGTGGCCGAGTTCAAGAACCTGCGCCCCTACGACAAGGTGGCGACCGTGTCGCTGGTCAGCAGCGACGCGTGCGAGTTCGACCAGAAGAAGGACAAGGACCGGGCGACCTTCATCATCTATACGCAGAGCCGGCGCGACGCGCCGAAAGCCGCGGTCAAGTAG